In one Salipiger abyssi genomic region, the following are encoded:
- the fdhA gene encoding formaldehyde dehydrogenase, glutathione-independent, with protein MSNIGVVYTGPGAVEVQKIDDPKLQAPDGRKLEHAVILKVISTNICGSDQHMVRGRTTAEPGLVLGHEITGEVIETGSDVEMLEVGDVVSVPFNVACGRCRCCREGDTGVCLTVNPERAGGAYGYVDMGGWIGGQARYVTVPYADFNLLKFPDRDQAMAKIRDLTMLSDILPTGFHGALQAGVGVGSIVYVAGAGPVGLAAAASAQILGAAVVMVGDFNKERLDHAAKVGFTPVDLSKGDNLPEMIAEITGSPEVDAAIDAVGFEARGHSGGEQPAIVLNQMMEITRVAGAIGIPGLYVTEDPGAADDAAKSGNLSMRFGLGWAKAQSFHTGQTPVLKYNRQLMQAILHDRLPIADIVNATIMPLDQAAEGYKSFDSGVAKKFVLDPHGLLAS; from the coding sequence ATGAGCAATATCGGTGTTGTTTACACCGGCCCGGGGGCCGTCGAGGTGCAGAAGATCGACGATCCAAAACTTCAGGCCCCCGACGGTCGCAAGTTGGAGCACGCGGTGATCCTCAAGGTGATCTCGACCAACATTTGCGGCTCCGACCAGCACATGGTGCGCGGACGCACGACCGCCGAGCCGGGCCTCGTTCTGGGCCACGAGATCACCGGCGAGGTGATCGAAACCGGCTCCGACGTGGAAATGCTGGAGGTCGGCGATGTCGTCTCGGTGCCGTTCAACGTGGCCTGCGGACGCTGTCGCTGCTGCCGCGAGGGCGATACCGGCGTTTGCCTGACGGTGAACCCGGAGCGCGCGGGCGGGGCCTATGGCTATGTCGACATGGGCGGCTGGATCGGCGGTCAGGCGCGTTATGTCACGGTGCCTTACGCCGATTTCAACCTGTTGAAGTTCCCCGACCGCGACCAGGCGATGGCGAAGATCCGCGACCTTACCATGCTGTCGGACATTCTGCCGACCGGCTTCCACGGCGCCTTGCAGGCCGGGGTCGGCGTCGGGTCGATCGTCTATGTCGCCGGCGCGGGCCCGGTGGGTCTGGCGGCGGCGGCCTCCGCGCAGATCCTCGGCGCGGCGGTGGTGATGGTCGGTGACTTCAACAAGGAGCGCCTGGATCACGCGGCGAAGGTGGGCTTCACCCCGGTCGATCTGTCGAAGGGCGACAACCTGCCCGAGATGATCGCCGAGATCACCGGGTCTCCGGAGGTCGACGCCGCAATCGACGCTGTCGGCTTCGAGGCGCGCGGCCATTCGGGAGGAGAGCAGCCGGCAATCGTGCTGAACCAGATGATGGAGATCACCCGCGTCGCGGGCGCCATCGGCATTCCCGGCCTTTATGTCACCGAGGATCCGGGAGCCGCGGACGACGCGGCAAAATCCGGCAACCTGTCGATGCGGTTCGGTCTGGGCTGGGCAAAGGCGCAGAGCTTCCACACCGGTCAGACGCCGGTGCTGAAGTACAATCGCCAGCTGATGCAGGCGATCCTGCACGACCGCCTGCCAATCGCGGATATCGTCAACGCCACGATCATGCCGCTCGATCAGGCGGCGGAGGGCTACAAGAGCTTCGACAGCGGTGTGGCGAAGAAATTCGTGCTCGATCCGCACGGACTGCTTGCGTCCTGA
- a CDS encoding GNAT family N-acetyltransferase has translation MTEIPVLETKRLVLRGPEPQDYPDFKATFASYRSRFMGGPLNPYETWMLYAAEIGHWEIRGFGMWMVHLRDSDETVGMAGGWFPAKWPEREIAWIIWPDKAGMGFALEATHRVRAHFYDSQGWDGAVSYIDPKNLDSIRLAERLGATKDPEAASIDGSDAVYRHPEPQALRGTQLAHGIDMEIANFQNPLFKPKGWAID, from the coding sequence ATGACCGAGATCCCCGTGCTGGAAACCAAGCGCCTGGTGCTGCGCGGCCCCGAGCCGCAGGATTACCCTGATTTCAAGGCCACCTTCGCCTCCTACCGCTCGCGCTTCATGGGCGGGCCGCTGAACCCCTACGAGACCTGGATGCTCTACGCCGCCGAGATCGGCCATTGGGAGATTCGCGGCTTCGGCATGTGGATGGTGCATCTGCGCGACAGCGACGAAACCGTCGGCATGGCGGGCGGCTGGTTCCCGGCGAAATGGCCCGAGCGCGAGATCGCCTGGATCATCTGGCCCGACAAGGCGGGCATGGGCTTTGCGCTGGAGGCGACGCATCGGGTGCGGGCGCATTTCTACGACAGCCAGGGCTGGGACGGGGCGGTGTCGTATATCGACCCCAAGAACCTCGATTCCATCCGGCTGGCCGAACGGCTGGGCGCGACGAAAGACCCGGAGGCGGCCTCCATCGACGGCTCCGACGCGGTCTATCGCCACCCCGAACCGCAGGCGCTGCGCGGCACGCAGCTGGCGCATGGCATCGACATGGAAATCGCCAATTTCCAGAACCCCCTGTTCAAACCGAAAGGCTGGGCCATTGACTGA
- the ffh gene encoding signal recognition particle protein — protein sequence MFENLSERLGGVFDRLTKQGALSEDDVRTALREVRVALLEADVSLPVARQFIKAVEKKATGAAVTKSVTPGQQVVKIVHDELIAVLAGEGEPGALRIDSPPAPILMVGLQGGGKTTTTAKLAKRLKERDHKKVLMASLDVNRPAAMEQLEILGKQIGIDTLPIVKGEDPVAIAKRAKTQASLGGYDVYMLDTAGRLSIDEELMTQVEAVRDVANPRETLLVVDGLTGQDAVHTAENFDTRIGITGVVLTRMDGDGRGGAALSMRAVTGKPIKFVGLGEKMEALETFEPDRVAGRILGMGDIVALVEKAQQTLEAEQAERMMKRFSKGQFNMNDLKMQLEQMIKMGGMEGMMSMLPGAAKMAKQMDGAGIDDKILRQQIALINSMTKKERANPQILQASRKKRIAAGAGLEVSDLNKLLKMQRQMSDMMKKMGKMGKGGMLKQAMKGMFGKGGMPEGMDPSQMDPKAIEAAAKAMGGKMPGGMGGLPGMGGGGLPQGLSGLGKKK from the coding sequence ATGTTCGAGAATCTTTCCGAGCGCCTAGGCGGCGTCTTCGACCGGCTGACGAAACAGGGCGCGCTCTCCGAGGATGACGTGCGCACCGCCCTGCGCGAAGTGCGCGTGGCGCTGCTCGAGGCCGACGTGTCGCTGCCCGTGGCGCGGCAGTTCATCAAGGCCGTGGAGAAAAAGGCCACCGGCGCCGCGGTCACCAAATCGGTGACGCCGGGCCAGCAGGTGGTCAAGATCGTGCATGACGAGCTGATCGCGGTGCTGGCCGGTGAAGGCGAGCCCGGCGCGCTGCGCATCGACAGCCCGCCCGCGCCGATCCTGATGGTCGGCCTTCAGGGCGGCGGCAAGACCACCACCACCGCCAAGCTCGCCAAACGGCTGAAAGAGCGCGACCACAAGAAGGTGCTCATGGCCTCGCTCGACGTGAACCGTCCGGCGGCCATGGAACAGCTGGAGATTCTCGGCAAGCAGATCGGCATCGACACCCTGCCCATCGTCAAGGGCGAGGATCCGGTGGCCATCGCCAAGCGCGCCAAGACCCAGGCCAGCCTTGGCGGCTATGACGTCTACATGCTCGACACCGCCGGGCGCCTCTCCATCGACGAAGAGCTGATGACGCAGGTTGAGGCGGTGCGCGACGTCGCCAACCCGCGCGAGACGCTGCTGGTGGTCGACGGGCTCACCGGTCAGGACGCGGTGCACACGGCCGAGAATTTCGACACCCGCATCGGCATCACCGGCGTGGTGCTGACCCGGATGGACGGCGACGGTCGTGGCGGCGCGGCGCTGTCGATGCGCGCAGTCACCGGCAAGCCGATCAAGTTCGTCGGCCTCGGCGAAAAGATGGAGGCGCTCGAAACCTTCGAGCCCGACCGCGTCGCCGGCCGCATCCTCGGCATGGGCGACATCGTCGCGCTGGTGGAAAAGGCGCAGCAGACGCTTGAGGCCGAGCAGGCCGAGCGCATGATGAAGCGCTTCTCCAAGGGTCAGTTCAATATGAACGACCTCAAGATGCAGCTCGAACAGATGATCAAGATGGGCGGCATGGAGGGCATGATGTCGATGCTGCCCGGCGCCGCCAAGATGGCCAAGCAGATGGACGGCGCGGGGATCGACGACAAGATCCTGCGCCAGCAGATCGCCCTCATCAACTCCATGACCAAGAAGGAACGCGCCAACCCGCAGATCCTTCAGGCCAGCCGCAAGAAACGCATCGCGGCGGGCGCGGGCTTGGAGGTGTCGGATCTCAACAAGCTGCTCAAGATGCAGCGACAGATGTCCGACATGATGAAGAAGATGGGCAAGATGGGCAAAGGCGGCATGCTGAAACAGGCCATGAAGGGCATGTTCGGCAAGGGCGGCATGCCCGAGGGCATGGACCCCTCGCAGATGGACCCCAAGGCCATCGAGGCGGCGGCCAAGGCCATGGGCGGCAAGATGCCCGGTGGCATGGGCGGCCTTCCCGGCATGGGTGGCGGCGGCCTGCCGCAGGGCCTCAGCGGTCTCGGCAAGAAGAAGTAA
- the rpsP gene encoding 30S ribosomal protein S16: MALKIRLARGGSKKRPHYAIVVADSRMPRDGRFIEKVGTYNPLLAKDDERRVNMDVERIQYWIGQGAQTTDRVSRFLEAAGVIEKKERSNPKKAVPGKAAAERAEAKAAKAAAAAEAAAAPAEEEAAAE, from the coding sequence ATGGCCCTCAAGATTCGTCTCGCCCGCGGCGGTTCCAAGAAGCGCCCCCACTACGCCATCGTCGTCGCCGACTCGCGCATGCCGCGCGACGGCCGCTTCATCGAGAAGGTCGGCACCTACAACCCGCTGCTCGCCAAGGATGACGAGCGCCGCGTGAACATGGATGTCGAGCGCATCCAGTACTGGATTGGCCAGGGCGCGCAGACCACCGACCGCGTGTCGCGCTTCCTCGAAGCCGCCGGCGTGATCGAGAAGAAAGAGCGCAGCAACCCCAAGAAAGCCGTTCCGGGCAAAGCCGCCGCCGAGCGCGCCGAAGCCAAGGCCGCCAAGGCCGCTGCTGCGGCAGAAGCCGCCGCCGCTCCGGCCGAGGAAGAGGCTGCCGCGGAATAA
- a CDS encoding GNAT family N-acetyltransferase: MPAPLLHTPRLTLRGHVMADLEQLCDLFETDRARYMGGQLPRKEAWRWLASEVGMWDLIGLGSWGIEDKNGSFLGQIGLLRPPHYPETEIGWTLLEHAEGKGYAAEAAGAVLLWAWEQGIETLVSYIDRDNSRSIALAERLGAVHDPDAALPPDEAPEETLVYRHRPDSDGSPEAYA, encoded by the coding sequence TTGCCCGCTCCGCTCCTCCATACCCCGCGCCTGACGCTTCGCGGCCATGTGATGGCCGATCTCGAACAGCTCTGCGACCTGTTCGAGACCGATCGCGCGCGCTATATGGGCGGCCAGCTGCCGCGCAAGGAGGCCTGGCGCTGGCTCGCCTCCGAGGTCGGCATGTGGGATCTCATCGGACTCGGCTCCTGGGGGATCGAGGACAAGAACGGCAGCTTCCTCGGCCAGATCGGCCTGCTCCGGCCGCCGCACTATCCCGAAACCGAGATCGGCTGGACGCTGCTGGAACATGCCGAGGGCAAGGGCTATGCCGCCGAGGCCGCCGGCGCCGTGCTGCTCTGGGCGTGGGAGCAGGGGATCGAGACGCTGGTCTCCTATATCGACCGCGACAACAGCCGCTCCATCGCGCTGGCCGAACGGCTGGGCGCGGTCCACGATCCCGACGCCGCCCTGCCCCCGGATGAGGCGCCGGAGGAAACCCTCGTCTACCGCCACCGCCCGGACAGCGACGGCAGCCCGGAGGCCTACGCATGA
- a CDS encoding GNAT family N-acetyltransferase, which produces MSLTQAPYLETERLILRGPEPEDAEPLMEFLLDRARSDGFGGYDHRGDAWRWFALNVGHWHLRGYGYFTIELKETGAPAGISGIWNPEGWPEPELGWVVFAEFEGKGIASEAARRVRRYAYEDLGLKTLTSNIVPGNARSIALAERLGATYERTYQNYNMGEDLLYRHPGPDEVLE; this is translated from the coding sequence ATGAGTCTCACCCAGGCCCCCTATCTGGAAACCGAGCGGCTGATCCTGCGCGGCCCCGAGCCCGAGGATGCCGAACCGCTGATGGAGTTCCTGCTCGACCGCGCGCGGTCGGACGGGTTCGGCGGCTACGACCATCGCGGCGACGCCTGGCGCTGGTTCGCGCTGAACGTGGGCCACTGGCATCTGCGCGGCTACGGCTATTTCACCATCGAGCTGAAAGAGACCGGCGCCCCCGCCGGGATCTCCGGCATCTGGAACCCCGAGGGCTGGCCCGAGCCGGAGCTCGGCTGGGTGGTCTTCGCCGAGTTCGAGGGCAAGGGCATCGCCAGCGAGGCCGCGCGGCGGGTGCGCCGCTATGCCTATGAGGATCTCGGCCTCAAGACGCTGACCTCGAATATCGTGCCGGGCAACGCCCGCTCCATCGCGCTGGCCGAACGGCTGGGCGCCACCTATGAGCGGACCTATCAGAACTACAATATGGGCGAGGACCTGCTCTATCGTCACCCCGGCCCCGACGAGGTGCTCGAATGA
- the rimM gene encoding ribosome maturation factor RimM (Essential for efficient processing of 16S rRNA) encodes MSDRICVGAISGAFGVHGEVRLKSFTADPEALADYAPLTSEDGSRSFEVQITGAIKGGFAARLSGVRSKEDADALRGTRLFAPRDRLPSLPDDEFYHADLIGLAVYDTGGAELGRIKAVLNHGAADLLELHLPGSSKTVLLPFTHAAVPTVDLAAGRIVADPPEGLFD; translated from the coding sequence GTGAGCGATAGGATCTGCGTCGGAGCGATTTCAGGTGCCTTCGGGGTGCATGGTGAGGTGCGGCTGAAGAGCTTCACCGCCGATCCCGAGGCGCTGGCCGATTACGCCCCGCTGACCAGCGAGGACGGCAGCCGCAGTTTCGAAGTGCAGATCACCGGCGCGATCAAGGGCGGCTTTGCGGCGCGGCTTTCGGGCGTGCGCAGCAAGGAAGATGCCGACGCGCTGCGCGGCACCCGGCTCTTTGCTCCGCGCGACCGGCTGCCCAGCCTGCCCGACGACGAGTTCTACCACGCGGATCTGATCGGGCTTGCGGTCTACGACACCGGCGGCGCCGAGCTGGGCCGGATCAAGGCGGTGCTCAATCACGGTGCCGCCGATCTGCTGGAGCTGCACCTGCCCGGCAGTTCCAAGACCGTGCTTCTGCCCTTCACCCATGCGGCGGTGCCGACGGTCGATCTGGCGGCGGGGCGCATCGTGGCCGATCCGCCCGAGGGGCTCTTCGACTGA
- a CDS encoding MipA/OmpV family protein — MSPLRPVLFLALAALPGAALAQSTETGYGSAQPEFVFSLRGGASVAPEYFGSDDYATGPDLGFKFHGLSLRNGRQFGDGDPWTDPLGWDIHGSFRYIGERDASDYDDLRGMDDIDTAVELGFGFGYTAQNFSAFTDFRRGFGGHESWVGEAGMDVIARPGDRWKLTVGPRLFWGSNDYADTYFGVDGNEATASRPAYYADGGLLSAGIEMGARYQLNDDWGVEGALTWEQYRNDAADSPIVENGSDDQWTIRFGVTRVFRLRF; from the coding sequence ATGTCCCCGCTCCGTCCTGTTCTGTTTCTCGCCCTTGCCGCCCTCCCCGGTGCCGCGCTCGCGCAAAGCACCGAAACCGGCTATGGCTCGGCGCAGCCGGAATTCGTGTTCTCCCTGCGCGGCGGCGCGTCGGTGGCGCCGGAATATTTCGGCAGCGACGATTACGCGACCGGCCCGGATCTCGGCTTCAAGTTCCACGGGCTGAGCCTGCGCAACGGACGGCAGTTCGGCGATGGCGACCCCTGGACCGACCCGCTCGGCTGGGACATCCATGGCTCCTTCCGCTATATCGGCGAGCGCGACGCCTCCGATTACGACGATCTGCGCGGCATGGACGATATCGACACGGCGGTCGAGCTGGGCTTCGGCTTCGGCTACACGGCGCAGAATTTCTCCGCCTTCACCGATTTCCGCCGTGGCTTTGGCGGGCACGAATCCTGGGTCGGCGAGGCCGGTATGGACGTGATCGCACGTCCCGGCGACCGCTGGAAGCTGACCGTCGGCCCGCGGCTCTTCTGGGGCAGCAACGATTACGCCGATACCTATTTCGGCGTCGACGGCAACGAGGCCACCGCCTCGCGCCCCGCCTATTACGCCGATGGCGGGCTGCTCTCCGCCGGGATCGAAATGGGCGCGCGCTATCAGCTCAACGACGACTGGGGCGTCGAAGGCGCGCTCACCTGGGAGCAATATCGCAACGATGCCGCCGACAGCCCGATTGTCGAGAACGGCAGCGACGATCAGTGGACGATCCGTTTCGGCGTCACCCGGGTGTTCCGCCTGCGCTTCTGA
- a CDS encoding chorismate mutase, giving the protein MTETHDPVAPEAHDPVARAAALLKEHRESIDRLDAILVFTLAERFKHTQAVGLLKAAHDLPPSDPAREEKQIARLQDLAEKADLDPEFAKKFLNFVIQEVIKHHERHQS; this is encoded by the coding sequence TTGACTGAGACGCACGATCCCGTTGCGCCAGAGGCGCACGACCCTGTCGCGCGCGCCGCCGCGCTGCTCAAGGAACACCGCGAGAGCATCGACCGGCTCGACGCGATCCTCGTCTTCACGCTGGCCGAACGGTTCAAGCATACCCAGGCGGTGGGCCTGCTCAAGGCGGCCCACGACCTGCCCCCCTCCGACCCCGCGCGCGAAGAGAAACAGATCGCGCGGCTCCAGGATCTGGCGGAGAAAGCGGATCTCGATCCGGAATTCGCCAAGAAGTTCCTGAATTTCGTCATTCAGGAAGTCATCAAGCACCACGAACGACACCAATCGTGA
- a CDS encoding GNAT family N-acetyltransferase, with protein MSVEIPLIETDRLILRAPRLEDLDPLCGFYADERSHFVGGPLDRGGVWRVLLRIAGHWQIRGYGVWHITLRETGEMIGHAGVINHVEWPEPELGYGIFAGFEGKGFAHEAAEAARATAARQFGLTRLISLIDPANDRSKALALRLSAHFEREEELMGKPAHVYRHPEITGGAA; from the coding sequence ATGAGCGTCGAGATCCCCCTCATCGAAACCGACCGCCTGATCCTGCGCGCCCCGCGGCTGGAGGATCTGGACCCGCTCTGCGGCTTCTATGCCGATGAGCGGTCGCATTTCGTCGGCGGCCCGCTCGACCGGGGCGGCGTTTGGCGGGTATTGCTGCGTATCGCAGGGCACTGGCAGATCCGTGGCTACGGCGTCTGGCACATCACCCTGCGCGAGACCGGCGAGATGATCGGCCATGCCGGCGTCATCAACCATGTTGAATGGCCCGAGCCCGAGCTGGGCTATGGCATTTTCGCGGGTTTCGAGGGCAAGGGCTTTGCCCATGAGGCCGCCGAAGCCGCCCGCGCCACCGCCGCGCGACAGTTCGGCCTCACCCGGCTCATCAGCCTGATCGACCCGGCCAACGACCGCTCCAAGGCGCTGGCACTGCGGCTCAGCGCGCATTTCGAGCGCGAGGAAGAGCTGATGGGCAAGCCGGCCCATGTCTACCGCCACCCGGAAATCACCGGAGGCGCGGCATGA
- a CDS encoding GNAT family N-acetyltransferase has protein sequence MSDIVLRRATEADLAAIVAMLADDPLGATREDLSEPLAESYFAAFRAIDTDPNQLLAVAERDGAVIGTLQLTFTPGLSRKGALRGTIEAVRVAAQARGLGLGGQMIRWAVEECRRRGCVMVQLTSDASRKDAHRFYEGLGFTASHVGFKRAL, from the coding sequence ATGAGCGATATCGTCCTGCGCCGCGCCACCGAGGCCGATCTGGCCGCCATCGTCGCAATGCTGGCCGACGATCCGCTCGGCGCCACGCGCGAAGACCTGAGCGAACCGCTCGCCGAGAGCTATTTCGCCGCCTTCCGCGCCATCGACACTGACCCCAACCAGCTCCTTGCGGTGGCCGAACGCGACGGCGCGGTGATCGGCACGCTGCAACTGACCTTCACCCCCGGCCTGTCCCGCAAGGGCGCCCTGCGCGGCACCATCGAGGCCGTGCGCGTCGCGGCCCAGGCGCGCGGGCTGGGGCTCGGCGGGCAGATGATCCGCTGGGCCGTCGAGGAATGCCGCCGGCGCGGCTGCGTCATGGTTCAGCTCACCTCGGATGCCTCGCGCAAGGATGCGCACCGCTTCTATGAGGGGCTCGGATTCACGGCGAGTCATGTGGGATTCAAACGGGCGCTCTGA
- a CDS encoding GNAT family N-acetyltransferase: MSLHQFPQLATDRLILSAPGAADQPAMLSFLGSERAQFYGGPMETVAAWHKFSAYVGQWVLRGYGFYAIRLKDSGETIGMAGPHHPEGFAEPEMSWLLTDAAYEGKGYAREACEAVLRDLFETRGWDNVVSYIDTANAASRALALRLGARLDETGAPCPLPGCESFRHFAPGSSPEARA; this comes from the coding sequence ATGAGCCTGCACCAGTTCCCCCAGCTCGCAACAGACCGCCTGATCCTGAGCGCACCCGGCGCCGCCGACCAGCCGGCGATGCTGTCCTTCCTGGGCTCGGAGCGCGCACAGTTCTATGGCGGACCGATGGAAACCGTCGCGGCTTGGCACAAATTCTCGGCCTATGTCGGTCAGTGGGTGCTTCGCGGCTATGGCTTCTACGCCATCCGCCTGAAGGACAGCGGCGAAACCATCGGCATGGCCGGCCCGCATCATCCCGAAGGCTTTGCCGAGCCGGAAATGTCCTGGCTGCTGACCGACGCGGCATATGAGGGCAAGGGATATGCCCGCGAAGCCTGCGAGGCGGTGCTGCGCGATCTCTTCGAGACCCGCGGCTGGGACAATGTCGTCAGCTATATCGACACCGCCAACGCCGCCTCGCGCGCACTGGCCCTGCGCCTGGGCGCCCGTCTCGACGAGACCGGCGCCCCCTGCCCGCTGCCCGGGTGCGAGAGCTTCCGCCATTTCGCCCCCGGCAGCAGCCCGGAGGCGCGCGCATGA
- the trmD gene encoding tRNA (guanosine(37)-N1)-methyltransferase TrmD, whose product MSDAPKSHGRKAIRPSLKPRELMTERPELARAWTAQIVTLFPEAFPGVLGLSLTGKALQDGLWQLDTVPLREFGEGKHRNVDDTPAGGGAGMVLRPDVMGRALESARRRISPAAPILYLSPRGRRFDQSVARDLARTPGVTLICGRFEGLDQRVLDHYGIAEISLGDFVLTGGEIAAQAMLDATVRLLPGVLGNAESIEEESFSQGLLEHPQYTRPAEWQGLEIPPVLLSGHHGEIAKWRRAQAEKITRARRPDLWAAHEAAKGGKT is encoded by the coding sequence ATGAGCGACGCACCGAAATCCCATGGCCGCAAGGCCATCCGCCCCAGCCTGAAGCCGCGCGAGCTGATGACCGAGCGGCCCGAGCTGGCGCGCGCCTGGACCGCGCAGATCGTCACGCTATTCCCCGAGGCCTTCCCCGGGGTTCTGGGCCTGTCGCTTACCGGCAAGGCGTTGCAGGACGGGCTCTGGCAGCTCGACACGGTGCCGCTGCGCGAGTTCGGCGAAGGCAAGCACCGCAATGTCGACGACACGCCCGCCGGCGGCGGCGCCGGCATGGTGCTGCGCCCCGACGTGATGGGCCGCGCGCTGGAGAGCGCCCGCCGTCGCATCTCCCCTGCCGCCCCGATCCTCTACCTGTCGCCGCGCGGGCGCCGCTTCGACCAGTCGGTGGCGCGCGATCTTGCGCGCACCCCCGGGGTCACGCTGATCTGCGGCCGTTTCGAGGGGCTCGACCAGAGGGTACTGGATCACTACGGCATCGCCGAGATCTCGCTCGGGGATTTCGTGCTGACCGGCGGCGAGATCGCCGCGCAGGCGATGCTGGATGCCACGGTGCGGCTGCTGCCCGGCGTGCTGGGCAATGCCGAGTCCATCGAGGAGGAGAGCTTTTCCCAGGGGTTGCTGGAGCACCCGCAATACACCCGCCCCGCCGAGTGGCAGGGGCTGGAGATCCCGCCGGTGCTGCTGTCGGGCCATCACGGCGAGATCGCCAAATGGCGCCGCGCCCAGGCCGAAAAGATCACCCGCGCCCGCCGCCCGGATCTCTGGGCGGCGCATGAGGCGGCGAAGGGGGGCAAGACATGA